The following proteins are encoded in a genomic region of Xanthomonas citri pv. mangiferaeindicae:
- a CDS encoding peptide-methionine (R)-S-oxide reductase, whose product MSSFDLRPPSAAERTALEAGLSADERRVLLHHGTEAPFCGVFLDNKREGTYCCRLCGLPLFRSSAKFDSGTGWPSFFAPIDEAHIGRIRDTSHGMIRVEEVCARCGSHLGHVFPDGPPPTYERHCLNSVSLSFVATGAPLPDPLARGGAEAAPA is encoded by the coding sequence GTGTCCTCGTTTGATCTGCGTCCGCCCAGCGCCGCCGAGCGCACCGCCCTGGAAGCGGGCCTGTCCGCCGACGAGCGCCGCGTGTTGCTGCACCACGGCACCGAGGCGCCGTTCTGCGGCGTGTTTCTCGACAACAAGCGCGAAGGCACCTATTGCTGCCGGCTGTGCGGCCTGCCGCTGTTCCGCTCCAGCGCCAAGTTCGACTCGGGCACCGGCTGGCCGAGCTTCTTCGCGCCGATCGACGAAGCACATATCGGCCGCATCCGCGACACCAGCCATGGCATGATCCGCGTCGAGGAGGTCTGCGCGCGCTGCGGCAGCCACCTGGGGCACGTGTTCCCCGACGGGCCGCCGCCGACCTATGAGCGGCATTGCCTCAACTCGGTGTCGCTGTCGTTCGTCGCGACCGGCGCGCCGCTGCCCGACCCACTGGCACGCGGCGGTGCGGAGGCGGCGCCGGCCTGA
- a CDS encoding alpha-ketoglutarate transporter, with the protein MRVSSDSASSAAPSATHPASLRRSVSNTLKGSAGNLVEWFDVYVYSVFAAYFESQFFSPEDKNATLYVWGIFAMTFLMRPIGAWYFGRFADRYGRRLALTVSVSMMAGCSFVIAITPTVATIGIAAPIILLLARLVQGFATGGEYGASATYMSEAAIPGRRGFLSSFHYVTLVGGHVLAQATLLAMLLSLDTTQISEWGWRLAFALGGVAAIVVFWLRRTMDESLETESIEAAKTGGARASGSLRELFVNQWRPLLLCFLITAGGTIAFYTYSVNGPKMIQTAFAGGDAITGTWINLALLAFLMVLQPVGGWLSDIIGRKSLLVFFGIGGVLYTGYMVTALPQQTSALSAFLILGVGFVILTGYTSINAVVKAELFPTHVRALGVGLGYALANSAFGGTAPVLYQAALKSDQVTAFVIYATTVIAVSLVVYVFFLRNKGANWLDDAHAMRDRGQGGR; encoded by the coding sequence ATGCGTGTGTCCAGCGATTCCGCGTCTTCTGCCGCGCCCAGCGCGACCCATCCCGCCAGCCTGCGCCGGTCGGTGTCGAATACGCTGAAGGGCTCGGCCGGCAACCTCGTCGAATGGTTCGATGTCTACGTCTACTCGGTGTTCGCGGCGTACTTCGAGTCGCAGTTCTTTTCGCCCGAGGACAAGAACGCCACGCTCTACGTCTGGGGCATCTTCGCGATGACCTTCCTGATGCGTCCGATCGGCGCCTGGTACTTCGGCCGTTTCGCCGACCGCTACGGCCGGCGCCTGGCGCTGACGGTCTCGGTGTCGATGATGGCCGGCTGTTCGTTCGTCATCGCGATCACGCCGACCGTCGCCACGATCGGCATTGCCGCGCCGATCATCCTGCTGCTCGCGCGCCTGGTACAGGGCTTCGCGACGGGCGGCGAGTACGGCGCCAGCGCGACCTACATGTCCGAGGCCGCGATTCCCGGCCGTCGCGGCTTCCTGTCCTCATTCCATTACGTGACCCTGGTCGGCGGCCATGTGCTGGCGCAGGCCACGTTGCTGGCGATGCTGCTGTCGCTCGACACCACGCAGATTTCCGAGTGGGGCTGGCGCCTGGCTTTTGCGCTGGGCGGCGTCGCGGCGATCGTGGTGTTCTGGCTGCGGCGCACGATGGACGAGTCGCTGGAGACCGAATCGATCGAGGCCGCCAAGACCGGCGGCGCACGCGCCTCGGGGTCACTGCGCGAACTGTTCGTCAACCAGTGGCGTCCGCTGCTGCTGTGCTTTTTGATCACCGCCGGCGGCACGATCGCGTTCTACACGTATTCGGTCAACGGTCCGAAGATGATCCAGACCGCGTTTGCCGGTGGTGATGCGATCACCGGTACCTGGATCAATCTGGCATTGCTGGCCTTCTTGATGGTGCTGCAGCCGGTCGGCGGCTGGCTGTCGGACATCATCGGACGCAAGTCGCTGCTGGTGTTCTTCGGCATCGGGGGCGTGCTCTACACCGGCTACATGGTGACCGCGCTGCCGCAGCAGACCAGTGCACTGTCGGCATTCCTGATCCTGGGCGTGGGCTTTGTGATCCTGACCGGCTATACGTCGATCAACGCGGTGGTGAAGGCCGAACTGTTCCCCACCCACGTGCGCGCGCTGGGCGTCGGCCTGGGTTACGCACTGGCCAACTCGGCCTTTGGCGGAACCGCCCCGGTGCTCTACCAGGCTGCGCTCAAGTCTGACCAGGTCACCGCGTTCGTGATCTATGCGACGACGGTGATCGCCGTGTCGCTGGTGGTCTACGTGTTCTTCCTCAGGAACAAGGGCGCGAACTGGCTCGACGACGCGCACGCGATGCGCGACCGCGGGCAGGGCGGGCGCTGA
- a CDS encoding methyltransferase: MADQVLDAAARELALPDPDTLTTIVVRVLVAALLGGMVGWEREHKGRAAGLKTHILVSIGSALFVLAPLLSDIDGAEVTRVMQGIVSGIGFLGAGAILKLDKGERIEGLTTAAGVWMTAAIGMAAGMGQEMVALATTLVALLVVGALPRLQRPRAGAGRRNIDMAGRDS, encoded by the coding sequence GTGGCCGACCAAGTGCTCGATGCCGCGGCGCGCGAACTGGCGCTGCCTGATCCCGACACCTTGACCACCATCGTGGTGCGCGTGCTGGTAGCCGCGCTGCTGGGGGGCATGGTCGGCTGGGAGCGCGAACACAAGGGCCGCGCCGCGGGCTTGAAGACGCACATCCTGGTCTCGATCGGCTCAGCGTTGTTCGTGCTTGCGCCATTGCTGTCGGACATCGACGGCGCTGAGGTGACCCGGGTAATGCAGGGCATCGTGTCGGGCATCGGCTTTCTGGGCGCGGGTGCGATCCTCAAGCTGGACAAGGGCGAGCGGATCGAAGGTCTGACGACGGCGGCCGGCGTCTGGATGACCGCGGCGATCGGCATGGCGGCTGGCATGGGCCAGGAGATGGTGGCGTTGGCGACTACGCTCGTCGCGTTGCTGGTGGTCGGCGCGCTGCCGCGGCTGCAGCGCCCGCGTGCTGGTGCGGGCCGACGCAATATCGATATGGCGGGGCGCGACAGCTGA